GCTAATGCATAATCAAAGGCCCTtaaatcttttcaaaattaagATTAGACTTACAATATCTCCAATGGATGGATAACATGGAAGCAACCTCTGCATGCAACAACAGGAAGAATATGAACCATGTCTCTTTCCTTCCCAAAAATTAATGGGCATTATTCTTCAGCAACAAACACAGTCAGTGTTCTTTTGGGATGCAGTAAGATCACCTCTCATGGCTTTCCCTGGTTGTAGTAGGAAAGAATGCCATAGTACATTTGCATAAAACCAAATGCTAACGTCAAAATAGAGGAAATAATAAACATCCATTTTAGCGGCTTTCGCCACTGCCAGGGTCGATTTCCTACTATTTCTCTTTTAATAGAGTGCATATTGCCAGATGAAACCAAGACATCCAAAGTTCCTAGAAGTCCTAGTAAGTCTGTTGACTGTCCTTGAACAACTTCTTCAGACTCAAGGACTTCCCTATCTTGTGTTGTATGAATCAGCTCACGAATAAACTTAAAGAAAGTAATTACCTCAGGTTCAACCCCTTGAGGTTCCTGAGCTATCTCATACTTTAAAAGACACCTTAATAAGAGCCCTGTGTGTCTGTCAACCCTCAATACAGGCAAGTATAAAACAGCCCCAAAAGCATTGGACTCATAACGCATCCCTCTAATCCCCAAATCTCCTTCTAGCTTTCGTATTTTAACACCATGTTTGCATAACTTGGTCGCAGTACCAATGTCCCCTATGTCATCATCCTTTTTTGCAACACCTATGTTTGAGCGACCTTCTGGACCAAGCATGATGGATTGTAGGCAATGGATTAAGTCCATTGGTTTTGAATTCTGATCAACAATCAAGAACTTGTGTAAGGTTCTTTTTCCCAATTCCAGTGGCTGCTTACATTTAAGTGTTTGTTTAAGTACTTTAAAGAAACTAAGATCCATAAGTTTCTCAAGCACTATGAAAGGGATTTGATTTCCAACAAAGAACATGGACTCTAGCCACATGCCCATGTATTCAGTGACGCATCCTGTGCCAAAAACAAGATCGTTCTCCGGGAACTTTAGTTTTGCACCAAGAATTGAGAATGACAACAGGAGAAAAAAGCAGCCGTCTACTACCATTATCTCTTGGACCACATCCGATGTCAAACCATCCAGCACATCATCAGCATAAGCAGCCCTTACTTGGGTTTCAATATCTCCTATTGCACCCATTATTGCTGATCGCAAACATTGCGAGTTGCATAGTACATGGACAAGAGCTTTCTCTTTAATACCCTCCTGAAATTTATCATAATTTGCCCTGTAGTTTGGACCAAGTACCCAAAGCTTTCCAAATTTTTTACCATGATAGTCTGGGTTATATACCAGAACCTTGCGCTGAGCTGCTGATGCTGGCTGAGCAATGTTCTGGTTTGGACTAGGGAGGCTTTGCATTGGGATGCAATGATTAACTCAAAATCTATGaatcaaaaaaatataaacttTTACCTGCAGTCATAATGATCAACCACATGTAAGTACCTGTGTGATTATATATTACCATCAAGCAATGAATTTAAAAAGTAAAGCAACCAAACTAGAGTATATTTTAGACTTTgaaaagtaaatgaaatcacAGAAATCCAAATTTACACTGATTTTGGTTGGTAAGGACTTTCATCAAATAGAAACTTTAGAAGTCACGAACTCTCAGAGGAGGTTAAAAGAACCAAAACCACAGTAAATTTGACATAGACGAGGTCAACAAAAGGACTAACAAAGGTTAATTCCAACGATAAAAAGGTTCCTGATTAGTTTCAAGTAAAATCTTCACTATCAATCAGTATTTGTAGTCCGATCCACACGATTACAGCTCAAGCTTTGTGAACAAGCAATGAAGATTATATTACAGTCAAGCCCACAAAAATTACAGCAGAGTAAGCTGCCAAGAGAATCGCATTGGTTAACTCCAAACAATGGGGGATCTACAATGATATTCCATTTGGTCAACTAAAGGGAAATTAGAGACAGTAAATAGTAGTGAATaatcaacaaaataatcaaCAAATAACAAAGTCAGATGACGCTTGATCATTCATCATCAATAGAGATCCCTTGATGCTTACCGAAAAGGGACGATCTGTCTTAGATTATGAGAAGATTCCCACCAAAGAAATAATCCAGCAATAACAGCTTAAATGTGCGAAAGCTAAGATGAAATGAGGTACGTCTTTTTCTATTCTGAGAAAGAACGAGGATACTGCCAGGCAAATGCTTTGATCACTTTTCTACGTACTTTTGCTTCTGCCCCTGTCCCGAACCAGCGTTTTCAGGCCATGACACCGGTCCGGTTCCATAGTAAAGACGGAAGCCGGCTGAACCGGCCATTTCCGGTTTTCAAATTAGCTCTaa
This Coffea arabica cultivar ET-39 chromosome 3e, Coffea Arabica ET-39 HiFi, whole genome shotgun sequence DNA region includes the following protein-coding sequences:
- the LOC113736211 gene encoding uncharacterized protein is translated as MQSLPSPNQNIAQPASAAQRKVLVYNPDYHGKKFGKLWVLGPNYRANYDKFQEGIKEKALVHVLCNSQCLRSAIMGAIGDIETQVRAAYADDVLDGLTSDVVQEIMVVDGCFFLLLSFSILGAKLKFPENDLVFGTGCVTEYMGMWLESMFFVGNQIPFIVLEKLMDLSFFKVLKQTLKCKQPLELGKRTLHKFLIVDQNSKPMDLIHCLQSIMLGPEGRSNIGVAKKDDDIGDIGTATKLCKHGVKIRKLEGDLGIRGMRYESNAFGAVLYLPVLRVDRHTGLLLRCLLKYEIAQEPQGVEPEVITFFKFIRELIHTTQDREVLESEEVVQGQSTDLLGLLGTLDVLVSSGNMHSIKREIVGNRPWQWRKPLKWMFIISSILTLAFGFMQMYYGILSYYNQGKP